In Prochlorococcus marinus str. MIT 1214, one DNA window encodes the following:
- a CDS encoding sodium-dependent bicarbonate transport family permease translates to MGQNLFIQNALSPPILFFFLGAIAYALKSDFEIPAPLPKLFSLYLLLAIGFRGGIELQKSGFGYPVLPTVIAAILMSLLIPLICFFVLRFKFDVFNAAAISAAYGSISAVTFITAESFLESQNIPFDGFMVAALALMESPAIIIGLLLVKFGAPKDRPIKRKMKWGSILHESMLNGSVYLLLGSLLIGFLTSAIDPSDIKKMEPFTAELFYGAECFFLLDMGIVAAQRLARLNKTGAFLILFSIFMPIINAVLGSIVARFLNLDPGNALLFVVLCASASYLAVPTAMRMTVPEARPSYYISTTLGLTFPFNIIIGIPVYMGLVNTMIPSIG, encoded by the coding sequence ATGGGACAAAACCTTTTCATTCAAAATGCTTTAAGTCCACCAATACTGTTTTTCTTTTTGGGTGCAATTGCATATGCTTTAAAGTCTGATTTTGAAATTCCTGCGCCCCTACCAAAATTATTTTCTTTATATCTTTTACTTGCAATAGGATTCAGAGGCGGAATTGAGCTTCAAAAAAGTGGCTTTGGTTATCCAGTTCTTCCAACTGTGATAGCAGCAATATTAATGTCCCTACTAATCCCACTTATTTGCTTTTTTGTACTGAGATTTAAATTCGATGTTTTTAATGCAGCAGCAATATCAGCAGCATATGGATCAATAAGTGCAGTGACATTTATTACTGCTGAAAGTTTTCTAGAAAGTCAAAATATACCCTTTGATGGTTTTATGGTTGCAGCTTTAGCACTAATGGAGTCTCCAGCAATAATAATTGGTCTTCTCTTAGTCAAATTTGGAGCCCCCAAAGATAGGCCCATCAAAAGAAAAATGAAATGGGGATCAATTTTGCATGAGTCGATGTTAAATGGTTCTGTCTATTTATTACTCGGAAGCCTTTTAATAGGTTTTTTAACATCCGCGATTGATCCATCTGACATAAAAAAAATGGAACCGTTCACAGCTGAATTGTTCTATGGCGCAGAATGCTTTTTCCTTCTTGACATGGGAATTGTGGCTGCTCAACGTCTCGCTCGTCTAAACAAGACTGGTGCCTTTCTCATTTTGTTTTCAATATTCATGCCTATAATTAATGCTGTACTTGGATCAATAGTAGCTAGATTTTTAAATTTAGATCCAGGCAATGCTCTGTTATTTGTAGTTCTCTGCGCTAGTGCTTCATACTTAGCTGTACCAACAGCAATGAGAATGACTGTTCCTGAAGCACGACCTAGTTATTACATTTCGACCACTCTTGGATTAACCTTTCCTTTTAACATAATCATAGGGATACCAGTATATATGGGCTTAGTAAACACAATGATTCCATCAATTGGATAA
- a CDS encoding ATP-dependent Clp protease ATP-binding subunit, producing MKGSLTTEPDSFSDEAWSLLLIAEQSARRWRHQNLDVEHLIQVLFRNKKFQKYTNSLPVNHEEVNEILENFIAEIPINNQSDLFIGEDLEILLETADDFRSRWGSNQIEISHVLIAIGRDKRLGEDLFYQAGLPSEILEAELRRLPAPTSFKQSKRITTQQKEDRSKKNLRSSLPTKNTSKNSNPELLSPITKEAITSKQEPLKLNETPSALDLFCKDLTAEAENGKLDPVIGRESEIKAITKVLSRRGKNNPVLIGAPGVGKTAVAELLAQKIIANELPDSLQGLRLISLDIGALTAGAKFRGQFEERFRSLLSEISDKEKGVILFIDEIHSIVSKDRSNTDAGSLLKPLLASGDLRCIGATTPDNYRRTIEKDLALDRRFQQVSIKEPSLDLSLEILKGLKENYESHHGVTITDEALITANRLSHRYISDRCLPDKAIDLIDEASAQVRIESSSKPKIIEEKESQINLLESSIQNANKETTLETINNLEEQKELLLDELAQIKQIWQDQIDTSAELQDLKIRAEELRNLIREAEISDDIEEVERLKYQQLFQIKERIKDIEASIQEDNEYANSLLTDQVDPEDIADVVSRWTGIPVSKVLSGERQKLLHLEQDLEKKVIGQLNAVQAVSAAIRRARAGMQDIRRPIGSFLFLGPTGVGKTELAKSLASSLFDEEDALLRLDMSEYMERNAVSRLLGAPPGYVGYEEGGQLTEAIRKRPYAVLLLDEIEKAHPEVFNILLQVLDDGRLTDSQGRTVDFRNTVIVMTSNLASKAILNNSLKVQSENSNKNFLAQELDQKINEALAKHFRPEFLNRIDEVIRFSPLKPESLEQIVRLQLEELRKLLKHQGLDLYVDENTIKTLADEGYEPEYGARPLRRVIRRRLENPLATQILEEAFADARSIKVKTSDDDSKKLLFLIDN from the coding sequence ATGAAAGGAAGTCTAACTACAGAACCAGATTCTTTTAGCGATGAAGCTTGGAGTCTTTTACTCATAGCTGAACAATCAGCCAGAAGGTGGCGACATCAGAATTTAGATGTTGAGCATCTTATTCAAGTTCTTTTTCGAAATAAAAAATTTCAGAAATATACAAATTCCCTACCTGTAAATCATGAAGAAGTAAATGAAATTTTAGAAAACTTTATCGCTGAAATTCCAATAAACAACCAATCAGACTTATTTATTGGAGAAGATTTAGAAATTCTTCTTGAAACAGCTGATGATTTTCGCTCTCGATGGGGATCTAACCAAATAGAGATATCTCACGTTCTTATCGCAATTGGTAGAGACAAGCGCTTAGGAGAAGATCTTTTTTACCAAGCAGGTCTCCCTAGTGAAATTCTTGAAGCGGAATTGAGACGACTACCAGCGCCTACATCATTTAAACAATCAAAAAGAATTACAACTCAACAAAAAGAAGATAGATCAAAAAAAAATCTAAGGTCTTCCTTGCCTACCAAAAACACTTCAAAAAATTCGAACCCCGAGCTACTTAGTCCTATCACTAAGGAAGCGATCACATCAAAACAAGAACCCTTAAAACTTAATGAAACGCCAAGTGCATTGGATTTATTCTGCAAAGACCTTACAGCCGAAGCTGAAAATGGGAAATTAGACCCTGTGATCGGCAGAGAGTCGGAAATCAAAGCAATTACAAAAGTTTTATCTCGAAGAGGCAAAAATAATCCAGTGCTAATTGGTGCGCCAGGTGTTGGGAAGACAGCAGTGGCAGAATTATTAGCTCAAAAAATCATAGCTAACGAACTTCCTGATTCTCTTCAAGGTTTAAGACTAATATCACTTGATATCGGTGCATTAACAGCTGGAGCCAAATTCCGAGGGCAATTTGAAGAACGATTTAGATCATTGTTAAGTGAAATCAGCGATAAGGAAAAAGGAGTAATTCTATTTATAGACGAAATACACTCAATTGTAAGCAAAGATAGATCAAATACTGATGCTGGTAGTCTATTAAAACCATTACTGGCCAGTGGAGACTTACGTTGTATTGGTGCAACAACTCCTGATAATTATAGACGTACGATCGAAAAAGATCTAGCACTTGATAGACGATTTCAGCAAGTATCAATTAAAGAGCCGAGCTTAGATTTAAGTTTGGAAATCCTAAAAGGACTTAAAGAAAATTATGAATCTCATCACGGAGTAACCATCACTGATGAAGCACTAATTACAGCAAATCGTTTATCTCATAGATATATAAGTGATAGATGCCTACCTGATAAAGCTATTGACTTGATTGACGAGGCTTCAGCCCAAGTAAGAATCGAATCTTCATCAAAACCGAAAATCATAGAAGAGAAAGAATCTCAGATCAATCTTTTAGAGTCATCAATCCAAAATGCAAACAAAGAGACAACATTAGAGACTATAAATAATCTTGAAGAACAGAAAGAATTGCTACTCGATGAGCTAGCTCAGATTAAACAAATATGGCAAGATCAAATTGATACATCAGCTGAATTACAAGATCTAAAGATAAGAGCTGAAGAATTAAGAAATTTAATAAGAGAAGCTGAAATCTCTGATGATATTGAAGAAGTAGAAAGACTTAAATATCAACAACTTTTTCAAATCAAAGAAAGAATCAAAGACATAGAAGCTTCTATTCAAGAAGATAATGAATATGCCAATTCCTTACTAACAGACCAAGTTGACCCAGAAGATATAGCTGATGTTGTCTCAAGATGGACAGGAATTCCTGTTAGCAAAGTTTTGTCAGGTGAAAGACAAAAACTTTTGCATTTAGAACAAGACTTAGAAAAAAAAGTCATCGGTCAATTAAATGCTGTTCAAGCGGTCTCAGCAGCAATTCGTAGAGCAAGAGCAGGAATGCAGGACATAAGAAGACCTATAGGATCCTTTCTTTTTCTAGGTCCTACAGGTGTTGGAAAAACTGAACTTGCTAAGTCACTAGCAAGTTCTTTATTTGATGAAGAGGACGCTTTATTGAGACTTGATATGAGTGAATATATGGAGAGAAATGCTGTTTCAAGACTCTTAGGGGCACCGCCTGGATACGTAGGCTACGAAGAAGGTGGGCAATTAACAGAGGCAATTAGAAAAAGACCTTATGCAGTTTTACTTCTTGATGAGATAGAAAAAGCACATCCAGAAGTTTTTAACATCCTCTTACAAGTGTTAGATGATGGCAGACTCACCGATTCTCAAGGTCGAACAGTGGATTTTAGAAATACAGTTATTGTTATGACCAGCAATCTTGCTAGCAAAGCAATCTTAAATAATTCACTTAAAGTGCAAAGCGAAAATTCAAATAAAAATTTTCTTGCGCAAGAATTAGACCAAAAAATCAACGAAGCTCTAGCAAAACATTTTCGACCAGAATTTTTGAACCGCATTGATGAAGTAATACGATTTAGTCCACTAAAGCCTGAAAGTTTAGAACAAATAGTGCGACTTCAACTTGAAGAGCTAAGGAAGCTGCTCAAGCACCAAGGGTTAGATCTTTATGTTGATGAAAACACCATTAAAACTCTTGCTGATGAAGGCTATGAACCTGAGTATGGGGCCAGACCACTAAGAAGAGTGATTCGAAGAAGATTAGAAAACCCACTGGCAACACAAATTTTAGAGGAGGCTTTTGCAGATGCCAGATCAATTAAGGTTAAGACTAGTGATGATGACTCTAAAAAACTTCTTTTTTTAATAGATAACTAA
- a CDS encoding NAD(P)/FAD-dependent oxidoreductase, with protein METIETDVVIVGGGPAGCSCALYTSRADLRTVILDKNPDVGALAITHQIANYPGVSSEMSGEALLKLMRDQATQYGADYRRAQVFGIDASGDWKTIFTPEGTFKAKALVVASGAMGRPASFKGEAEFLGRGVSYCATCDGAFYRDREVAVVGINKEAIEEANVLTKFASKVHWITSNDPKSDDHHAQDLLLKPNVNHWSKTRLMQIEGNDSGVTGIKVKNRSIDTHQDIALEGVFVYMSGSKPITDFLGEQVAFKEDGGVLVDDFMSTTVEGVWAIGDIRNTPFKQAVVAASDGCIAAMAIDRYLNSRKSIRVDWVHA; from the coding sequence TTGGAAACCATTGAAACTGATGTTGTAATAGTTGGTGGTGGGCCTGCTGGTTGCAGTTGTGCGCTTTACACTTCCCGAGCAGACTTAAGAACAGTAATTCTCGATAAGAATCCCGATGTAGGTGCGCTAGCAATAACACATCAAATTGCCAATTATCCAGGAGTTTCTAGTGAAATGAGTGGAGAGGCCCTGTTGAAATTGATGAGAGATCAAGCTACTCAGTATGGGGCTGATTATCGCAGAGCTCAAGTTTTTGGAATTGATGCTAGTGGTGACTGGAAAACTATTTTTACCCCAGAAGGGACTTTTAAAGCTAAGGCACTTGTTGTTGCGAGTGGCGCAATGGGAAGGCCAGCATCATTTAAGGGTGAGGCTGAATTCCTTGGTAGGGGAGTAAGTTATTGCGCTACTTGTGATGGAGCTTTTTATAGAGATCGTGAAGTCGCCGTTGTTGGTATTAACAAAGAAGCAATTGAAGAAGCAAATGTTCTTACAAAATTTGCTTCCAAAGTTCATTGGATAACATCGAATGATCCAAAATCAGATGATCATCATGCGCAAGATCTCTTATTAAAACCAAATGTGAACCATTGGAGTAAGACTAGGTTAATGCAGATTGAAGGTAATGATTCAGGTGTAACAGGCATTAAGGTCAAGAACCGTTCAATTGATACTCATCAAGACATAGCTCTTGAAGGCGTTTTTGTTTATATGAGCGGTTCAAAGCCTATTACCGACTTTCTTGGTGAACAGGTTGCTTTTAAGGAGGATGGCGGAGTTTTGGTGGATGACTTTATGTCTACAACAGTCGAAGGGGTTTGGGCGATTGGAGACATCCGAAATACCCCATTTAAACAAGCTGTTGTTGCAGCATCGGATGGATGTATTGCCGCTATGGCAATAGATAGATATTTAAATAGTCGGAAATCAATTCGCGTCGATTGGGTTCATGCTTAA
- the eno gene encoding phosphopyruvate hydratase — translation MADSLELVIDTIMAREVLDSRGNPTVEAEVLLEGGAIGRSIVPSGASTGAHEAHELRDGGKRYLGKGVIKAVGHIEETIAPALCGLSALDQATVDSVMKQLDNTDNKSNLGANSILAVSMATARAAANGLGLPLYRYLGGPMSSLLPVPLMNVINGGEHAANNLDFQEFMLVPHGAESFREALRMGAEVFHTLKNLLSQKGLSTAVGDEGGFAPNLESNKAAGDLLMQAIEQAGFRPGEQISLALDVASTEFYKDGKYFYGGNSYSSEQMVDELAGLVNSFPIISIEDGLAEDDWNGWSLLTKKLGKSVQLVGDDLFVTNTLRLQRGIDENIANSILIKVNQIGSLTETLEAIELASRSSYTTVISHRSGETEDTTIADLSVATKSGQIKTGSLSRSERVAKYNQLLRIEDELGNQATYAGLVGLGPRGSLQS, via the coding sequence GTGGCTGACTCTCTAGAACTAGTAATTGATACCATTATGGCTCGAGAAGTTTTGGATTCTCGTGGGAATCCAACTGTAGAGGCTGAAGTGCTTTTAGAAGGTGGAGCTATTGGACGTTCGATTGTTCCAAGTGGCGCAAGCACTGGAGCCCATGAGGCTCATGAATTAAGAGATGGTGGAAAACGTTATCTGGGTAAAGGAGTTATCAAGGCTGTTGGTCATATAGAAGAGACTATTGCGCCCGCTTTATGTGGTCTTTCTGCCTTAGATCAAGCCACAGTTGATTCGGTAATGAAACAACTTGATAATACAGACAACAAATCAAATCTTGGTGCAAATTCAATTCTTGCTGTCAGCATGGCTACAGCAAGAGCAGCGGCTAATGGATTGGGATTGCCTTTGTATAGGTATTTAGGAGGACCCATGTCATCTTTATTGCCAGTGCCATTGATGAACGTCATTAATGGAGGAGAACATGCTGCAAATAATTTAGATTTTCAGGAATTCATGTTGGTTCCGCATGGCGCTGAAAGCTTCAGAGAAGCATTAAGAATGGGAGCTGAGGTTTTTCATACGCTTAAAAATTTATTGAGTCAGAAAGGTTTATCAACTGCTGTTGGTGACGAAGGCGGATTCGCTCCAAATCTTGAAAGTAATAAGGCAGCAGGTGACCTTCTAATGCAAGCAATTGAACAGGCTGGATTTAGACCAGGCGAGCAAATCTCTTTAGCTTTGGATGTTGCAAGTACGGAGTTTTATAAGGACGGAAAATATTTTTATGGTGGGAATTCCTATTCCAGCGAGCAAATGGTTGATGAATTAGCTGGGTTAGTTAATTCATTTCCAATAATTTCTATTGAAGATGGATTAGCTGAAGATGATTGGAATGGTTGGAGCTTGCTTACGAAAAAACTTGGTAAAAGTGTGCAATTGGTTGGAGATGATTTATTTGTGACCAATACACTTCGTTTACAAAGAGGGATTGATGAGAATATTGCAAATTCAATATTAATTAAGGTTAATCAAATAGGTTCTCTGACTGAAACACTTGAAGCTATAGAGCTTGCATCAAGATCAAGTTATACAACTGTAATAAGTCATAGAAGCGGAGAAACTGAAGATACAACTATTGCTGATTTATCAGTAGCAACTAAATCTGGTCAAATTAAAACAGGTTCATTGAGTAGGAGTGAAAGAGTCGCGAAATATAATCAATTACTTCGTATTGAGGATGAGTTAGGGAATCAAGCGACATATGCTGGACTTGTTGGATTGGGACCAAGAGGAAGTTTGCAGAGTTGA
- a CDS encoding P-II family nitrogen regulator: MKRLDLIFSERELDDVLSALEKAEVPGYTVMKHATGRGPERIVTEDMEFTGFGSNAHVIIFCEQEIIDKIRDNIKTVLSYYGGVAYVSEATPL, translated from the coding sequence ATGAAAAGACTCGACTTGATTTTTAGTGAAAGAGAACTAGATGATGTTCTCTCAGCATTAGAAAAAGCTGAAGTTCCTGGTTATACGGTTATGAAGCATGCTACCGGGAGAGGTCCAGAAAGAATTGTCACTGAAGACATGGAATTCACTGGATTTGGATCAAATGCACACGTAATTATTTTTTGTGAGCAAGAGATAATCGACAAGATACGAGACAATATAAAAACTGTGCTTAGCTACTACGGTGGTGTTGCCTATGTTTCTGAAGCAACTCCTCTTTAA
- a CDS encoding ABC1 kinase family protein has protein sequence MIFLASQLQRFVRALRIWTILLGLLFYLWFDSKKWSYLKGYTDKRRHKRNTLRAKWLTKELVKLGSAFIKLGQLLSARADVIPSAWVNELTSLQDRVPAFEFEKVQKILIKELGNSYKKIISIDEIPIGSASLAQVHIARLINDKKVIFKVQRPNIEKFFKLDLDVMNQVAKVVQRIKSLSRGNDWIGIAKESKRVLLRELDFRIEAQYAARFKQQFIDDSDVLIPSVFWDLSTSKLLCLEYLPGIKINDIKSLKSNDIDTSLIAKIGATSYLKQLVNYGFFHADPHPGNLAVSKSGSLIYYDFGMMGFVSERIRGRLNSMIKAAALKDVSGLVKELQIAGLIEKDIEIGPVRRLIRIMLNEALTPPFDSQIIEKLSGDISELAYGKPFRIPIELIFVFRALSTFEGVGRYLDPEFNLIAIAKPFLLPLMTSKNPDSNDLFNELGRQVTEIGSKAVGLPKRLDENLERLEQGDLQLQVRMGESDRQLRRMINAQQSLGNAVLLGSLAISSALLASTNRPFLFLIPITIGFPIALSWIKLKFKMRNESRIDDFQGRKVFK, from the coding sequence TTGATATTTCTAGCTAGTCAACTTCAAAGATTTGTTAGAGCACTTAGGATTTGGACAATATTATTAGGTTTACTTTTCTACTTATGGTTTGATTCTAAAAAATGGTCTTATTTAAAAGGATATACAGACAAAAGAAGACATAAAAGAAATACTTTAAGAGCAAAGTGGCTTACAAAAGAATTAGTTAAGCTTGGGTCAGCATTTATCAAATTAGGTCAACTTTTATCTGCACGAGCAGATGTTATCCCATCTGCATGGGTAAATGAGCTTACCTCTCTACAGGATAGAGTTCCAGCTTTTGAATTTGAAAAAGTTCAAAAAATATTAATAAAAGAACTTGGAAATTCATATAAAAAAATTATAAGTATTGATGAGATTCCAATTGGCTCAGCATCGCTTGCCCAAGTTCATATAGCTAGGTTAATTAATGACAAGAAAGTTATTTTTAAAGTTCAAAGACCAAATATAGAAAAGTTTTTCAAGCTTGACTTAGATGTGATGAATCAAGTTGCCAAAGTAGTTCAAAGAATAAAGTCTCTAAGTCGAGGTAATGACTGGATAGGCATTGCAAAGGAATCTAAAAGAGTATTACTCAGAGAGCTAGATTTTAGAATTGAAGCTCAATATGCTGCAAGATTTAAACAACAATTTATTGACGACTCAGATGTTTTAATCCCAAGTGTATTTTGGGATTTAAGCACTAGTAAACTTTTATGTTTGGAGTATTTACCAGGAATCAAGATTAATGATATTAAATCACTAAAAAGTAATGATATTGATACTTCTTTAATCGCAAAGATTGGGGCTACGAGTTATTTAAAACAATTAGTTAATTACGGTTTTTTTCATGCTGATCCTCATCCAGGCAATCTAGCTGTTTCCAAGAGTGGTTCTCTTATTTACTATGATTTCGGGATGATGGGTTTTGTCTCGGAGCGTATTAGAGGCAGGCTCAATTCAATGATTAAAGCCGCAGCGCTTAAAGATGTGAGCGGACTAGTCAAAGAACTTCAAATCGCTGGGTTAATAGAAAAAGATATTGAAATAGGTCCAGTTAGAAGATTAATTAGAATAATGTTAAATGAAGCTCTTACCCCTCCATTTGATTCTCAAATAATAGAAAAGCTTTCTGGGGATATATCTGAACTTGCTTATGGAAAACCCTTTAGAATACCAATAGAGTTGATTTTTGTTTTTAGAGCATTATCAACTTTTGAAGGAGTTGGAAGATATTTAGATCCAGAATTTAACTTAATAGCAATAGCAAAACCCTTCCTTCTCCCTCTAATGACTTCAAAGAATCCAGACTCTAATGACTTATTTAATGAATTAGGAAGACAAGTTACTGAAATAGGCAGTAAAGCTGTCGGGTTGCCAAAACGTTTGGATGAAAATTTAGAAAGACTGGAACAAGGAGACTTGCAACTTCAAGTTCGCATGGGTGAATCAGACAGACAACTCAGAAGAATGATTAATGCTCAACAATCACTTGGGAATGCTGTTCTTCTCGGTTCACTGGCAATATCATCTGCTTTATTAGCTTCAACTAATAGACCTTTTTTATTTCTCATACCAATAACTATTGGATTTCCAATAGCTCTAAGCTGGATTAAATTAAAATTTAAGATGAGAAACGAAAGTCGTATAGATGATTTTCAAGGAAGAAAAGTCTTTAAATAG
- a CDS encoding SulP family inorganic anion transporter, with translation MALINGFHLKNIRGDVLGGLTAAVVALPLALAFGNAALGPGGAIYGLYGAVVVGFLAALFGGTPAQVSGPTGPMSVTVAGVVASLAAVGVPRDLSAGEILPLVMAAVVIGGLFQILFGLLRLGKYITLVPYSVVSGFMSGIGVIIITLQIGPLLGISTRGGVLESLSTLVNNFEPNGAAIGVALMTLAIVFLTPRKISQWVPSPLLALLIVTPLSILLFGDSSIDRIGEIPEGGLSLSLPDPSFDNFFPIILKAGLVLAVLGAIDSLLTSLVADNISQTRHNSDRELIGQGIGNAVAGIFTGLPGAGATMRTVINVKSGGSTPISGMVHSVVLLFVLVGAGPLAAQIPTALLAGILIKVGLDIIDWGFLLRAHRLSLKTASVMYGVLLMTVFWDLIWAVLVGVFIANMLTIDSITETQLEGMEADNPFDSTSNNNAANAQLPSDEKALLDRCAGEVMLFRLKGPLSFGAAKGITERMMLVRNYKVLILDITDVPRLGVTATLAIEDMVQEALNNSRKAYVAGATGRVKDRLAKFGVDVIGTRKEALTAAIDSLNG, from the coding sequence TTGGCGTTAATTAATGGCTTTCACCTTAAAAATATTAGAGGTGATGTATTAGGCGGCTTGACTGCCGCAGTTGTAGCCCTACCACTAGCTTTAGCGTTTGGTAATGCGGCACTTGGCCCTGGGGGCGCTATTTATGGGCTTTATGGAGCAGTTGTCGTTGGATTCCTCGCAGCTTTATTTGGAGGAACTCCTGCACAAGTAAGTGGTCCCACTGGGCCGATGAGCGTAACAGTTGCTGGAGTAGTTGCGAGCTTGGCGGCCGTAGGAGTACCTAGAGATTTATCTGCTGGCGAAATTCTTCCCTTAGTAATGGCTGCGGTAGTCATTGGAGGATTATTTCAGATTTTATTTGGTCTACTAAGACTTGGTAAATACATAACACTTGTTCCATACTCTGTCGTTTCAGGCTTTATGTCTGGAATTGGAGTAATCATAATCACGCTTCAAATAGGTCCTTTACTTGGAATATCAACTCGAGGAGGAGTATTAGAGTCTCTTTCAACTTTAGTTAACAATTTCGAACCAAATGGGGCTGCAATAGGAGTGGCATTAATGACACTTGCGATAGTTTTTCTCACCCCCCGTAAAATAAGTCAATGGGTCCCGTCTCCTCTTTTAGCATTATTAATAGTTACTCCTTTATCAATACTTCTTTTTGGCGATAGTTCGATAGACCGAATAGGTGAAATACCAGAGGGTGGTCTTTCTTTAAGTCTCCCAGATCCAAGCTTTGACAATTTCTTCCCAATAATTCTTAAAGCCGGACTAGTCCTTGCTGTTCTTGGCGCTATTGACTCTCTTCTTACATCTCTTGTAGCCGATAATATTTCTCAAACCAGGCACAATTCTGATAGAGAACTAATTGGACAAGGTATTGGAAATGCAGTAGCTGGGATTTTCACAGGTTTACCTGGAGCAGGGGCAACCATGAGAACAGTAATAAATGTCAAATCTGGAGGTTCCACACCAATCTCAGGGATGGTGCATTCAGTTGTATTGCTATTCGTTCTAGTTGGGGCTGGTCCTCTAGCGGCTCAGATACCTACAGCACTTCTTGCGGGGATTTTAATAAAAGTTGGCTTAGACATTATTGATTGGGGATTTTTATTAAGAGCTCATAGACTTTCACTTAAAACCGCAAGTGTGATGTATGGAGTCCTTTTGATGACAGTTTTCTGGGACTTGATATGGGCTGTACTAGTTGGGGTATTCATCGCCAATATGCTCACGATAGATTCCATTACAGAGACACAATTGGAGGGGATGGAAGCTGACAACCCATTTGATTCAACATCAAATAACAATGCAGCAAATGCACAACTCCCCTCAGATGAAAAAGCACTATTAGATCGTTGTGCGGGAGAAGTAATGCTATTTAGATTGAAAGGGCCTCTTAGTTTTGGAGCAGCAAAAGGAATTACTGAAAGAATGATGCTTGTAAGAAACTATAAAGTTCTAATACTTGATATAACTGATGTTCCTAGGCTTGGAGTTACTGCAACCCTCGCAATAGAAGATATGGTTCAGGAAGCGCTAAACAACTCAAGGAAAGCATATGTAGCTGGTGCAACAGGAAGAGTAAAAGACAGACTTGCTAAATTTGGAGTCGATGTAATTGGTACAAGGAAAGAAGCGCTCACAGCTGCAATTGACAGCCTAAATGGCTGA
- a CDS encoding DnaJ C-terminal domain-containing protein has translation MALDDFKDYFKILGVSRNATDKEIKSAFRKLARKFHPDLHPHDERAEYEFKKINEAYEILSDENKKKSYEQFLNYWFKNRDGKSRDFSRENNDQGFDEYINFDDFLSDLIGRFSDVGKEIYSNISSDNSAHSLNLDAEFNLQISFREALNGTKKNLLVNDERIEVKIPKGTETGSKIRLENKGNIQSGKGKRGDLLIEVSIKSHPIWKVKGLDVYADLPISLDELALGANISVASPQGVTYLSIPSGSLPEQKLRLKGQGLHNLDTQGDLFFTLKLKFPKNWSDKELRLLEKLRSVRIDEPRSTWFDQART, from the coding sequence ATGGCATTAGATGATTTTAAGGATTATTTCAAAATCCTTGGCGTTAGTAGAAATGCTACCGATAAAGAAATCAAAAGTGCTTTCAGGAAACTTGCTAGAAAATTTCATCCTGATTTACATCCACATGACGAGAGGGCAGAGTATGAGTTCAAAAAAATAAATGAAGCTTACGAGATTCTTTCAGATGAGAATAAAAAAAAGTCTTATGAACAATTTCTAAATTATTGGTTCAAAAATAGAGATGGAAAGTCGAGAGATTTTTCTAGGGAAAATAATGATCAGGGGTTTGATGAATATATAAACTTTGATGATTTTTTGAGTGATTTAATTGGAAGATTTAGTGATGTTGGTAAAGAAATTTACTCAAATATATCTTCAGATAATAGTGCTCATTCATTAAATCTTGATGCTGAATTTAATTTGCAGATTAGTTTTAGAGAGGCTTTGAATGGAACAAAAAAGAATCTTTTAGTGAATGATGAACGTATCGAGGTGAAAATTCCAAAAGGAACTGAAACAGGATCAAAAATACGTCTTGAAAATAAGGGTAATATACAGTCCGGGAAAGGGAAAAGAGGAGATTTATTGATTGAAGTCAGCATTAAGTCTCATCCGATTTGGAAAGTGAAAGGTTTAGATGTGTATGCAGATTTACCTATTTCTTTAGATGAATTAGCTTTGGGAGCAAATATTTCGGTTGCATCCCCTCAAGGAGTAACATATTTATCAATACCTTCTGGAAGTTTACCTGAGCAAAAATTGAGATTAAAAGGTCAAGGATTACATAACTTAGATACCCAAGGAGATTTGTTTTTTACTCTAAAATTGAAGTTCCCTAAAAATTGGTCAGACAAGGAGTTGAGACTTCTTGAAAAGCTTAGATCTGTTCGAATAGATGAACCTCGTTCGACTTGGTTCGATCAGGCTAGGACTTAA